In Triticum aestivum cultivar Chinese Spring chromosome 5B, IWGSC CS RefSeq v2.1, whole genome shotgun sequence, the following proteins share a genomic window:
- the LOC123117879 gene encoding disease resistance protein Pik-2-like produces MAEFALGLTKSAVEGTISRVKSAIDEEGKQRVRVQDDLVFITGEFEMMQSFLGVANAERANNPVVRTWVKQLRDLAFDVEDCVEFVIHLDKPARWDWVRRFTSSVICIARPPLPLDVAVADIKRLKTRVEDVSQRNTRYNLIGDSGSSSNSAVTVVSTPAVELKPAGAASAFHTLCEVWEEAGRKRRGTDDLKKLILRGGGDLEVISLWGGQEAAHLEVIKEAYNDPQICQEFCIRARVKLLHPFNLDEFLKSLLTQFNSAASLHRQRSSGHSHIQIQATDGVCENDQLMRHVTEHRYLVILEDVCTAAEWDDIRKYLPGSKNGSRIVVSAKQLGLAVSCVRKSYQLAELQKFSHGQSLCAFINKVCSFLFLLQKHPIYLSNIMAVKNISELTEITSIFVGHLATTTSTKQL; encoded by the coding sequence ATGGCAGAGTTCGCGCTTGGGTTGACCAAGTCGGCGGTGGAGGGGACGATAAGCAGGGTGAAGTCGGCGATTGACGAGGAGGGTAAGCAAAGGGTGCGTGTTCAGGACGACCTGGTGTTCATCACCGGGGAGTTTGAAATGATGCAGTCCTTTCTTGGCGTCGCCAATGCCGAGCGCGCCAATAACCCggtggtgcggacatgggtgaagCAGCTCCGTGACCTGGCCTTCGATGTCGAGGACTGTGTTGAGTTCGTCATCCACCTTGACAAACCGGCACGCTGGGACTGGGTCCGGCGCTTCACCTCGTCCGTCATCTGCATCGCAAGGCCGCCGCTGCCCCTGGATGTGGCGGTTGCAGACATCAAGCGGCTCAAGACCAGGGTGGAGGATGTAAGCCAGAGGAACACACGCTACAACCTCATCGGTGACTCCGGCTCAAGCTCCAACTCTGCCGTTACTGTTGTCTCCACTCCGGCAGTAGAGCTTAAGCCGGCCGGCGCAGCATCAGCATTCCACACCCTATGCGAGGTGTGGGAGGAAGCGGGGAGGAAGCGACGCGGCACGGATGATCTCAAGAAGTTGATCTTGAGAGGAGGGGGTGACCTTGAAGTCATCTCCCTATGGGGAGGTCAAGAGGCTGCACATCTTGAGGTTATTAAGGAGGCCTACAATGATCCACAGATCTGCCAAGAATTCTGTATCCGTGCACGGGTAAAGCTGCTGCATCCATTCAACCTTGACGAGTTCCTCAAGAGCTTGCTCACTCAGTTCAACTCGGCGGCCTCCCTTCACCGACAAAGGAGCTCTGGGCATTCTCACATCCAGATCCAGGCAACGGATGGCGTATGTGAGAATGACCAGCTCATGCGCCATGTGACAGAGCATAGGTATCTCGTCATCCTGGAAGATGTATGCACTGCGGCAGAGTGGGATGACATCAGAAAGTATCTGCCGGGCAGTAAGAATGGCAGCCGGATAGTCGTGTCAGCGAAGCAATTGGGGCTTGCGGTTTCCTGCGTGCGGAAGTCGTACCAACTAGCGGAGCTCCAAAAGTTCTCTCATGGTCAATCTCTTTGTGCATTCATCAACAAGGTATgcagttttcttttccttttgcaaaAACATCCAATCTATTTATCAAACATCATGGCAGTAAAAAATATATCAGAATTAACAGAAATTACATCCATATTCGTaggccacctagcgacgactacaagcactaaacAACTGTAA
- the LOC123115363 gene encoding leucine-rich repeat extensin-like protein 5 — translation MVNPKAMSLPLHAPPSPHHLIPPPAPPYIDRPSSPAGAALPPSNFFPAGAALPQSTFFPRRPRPPRSTFFPRRRRPTRTCFFPRRRRRAAPPSALSLVSRRPCPPSPIPHARIRSSSSMWIKPVSPDHFSWPTSLRFCHGTATGHSDDGLCLSRLTSAAEAQLLPRAAQFALPTMSIPSHGVQFPGGALVVSPSSVATCPCCRLSSLEGQRRCSREGKPAS, via the exons ATGGTAAATCCCAAGGCAATGAGCTTGCCATTGCACG CGCCGCCCTCCCCCCATCACCTTATTCCCCCACCGGCGCCGCCCTACATCGATCGACCTTCTTCCCCTGCCGGCGCCGCCCTCCCCCCATCCAACTTCTTCCCAGCCGGCGCGGCCCTCCCCCAATCCACCTTCTTCCCACGCCGGCCCCGACCTCCTCGATCCACCTTCTTCCCCCGTCGGCGCCGCCCCACCCGTACCTGCTTCTTCCCCCGCCGGCGCCGCAGGGCTGCACCTCCGAGTGCCCTCAGCTTGGTCTCCCGTCGCCCCTGCCCACCGTCACCCATCCCCCACGCCCGGATCCGCAGCTCCTCCTCGATGTGGATCAAGCCTGTGTCGCCGGACCACTTCTCCTGGCCTACCTCCCTCCGCTTCTGTCACGGGACGGCGACCGGCCATAGCGACGACGGGCTTTGCCTCTCTCGCTTGACATCCGCAGCGGAGGCGCAGCTCCTCCCCCGCGCAGCCCAG TTCGCTCTGCCCACTATGTCCATCCCCTCGCATGGCGTGCAGTTTCCCGGTGGTGCGCTGGTGGTTTCCCCAAGTTCAGTAGCTACTTGCCCATGTTGTCGTTTGAGTTCGCTGGAGGGACAGAGGAGGTGCTCTCGTGAGGGGAAGCCGGCATCGTGA